The Triticum urartu cultivar G1812 chromosome 6, Tu2.1, whole genome shotgun sequence genome includes the window GTTACCTTTGAACGCCCGGAGGAATCCCTCGAAGGAGCCCAAGAGGCGGATGTAGTAGTGCACCTTGGAGACGACGGATTTGCTGCGGAAGTGGTTGCTGGCAGCGAGCGGGACGAGTCGCGCGATCTCAGACGACGAGAGTCCGAGGCCGGTGAGCCCGCCGACGATCGGGGACAGGGTTCTCTCCACGCCGGCGCAGAGGAACTTGGGGTCCCTGGCCACTAGGGCCGCGACGTCGGAGATGGGGATGCCGAGGTCGGCGAGGAAGGCGAGGACGGCGTCGGGCTTGGATGGGGACCTCAGGTGGGAGAGCTTGGCGGAGGCCTTGAGGGCCTGGGCTCGGGTGAGACCGCAGGTGTCGACCAGGTACGCCTCGACGGCGAATCCGGTGTGTGGGGAAACGGCGGGcgcggcggtggtggcggagaGGAGACGGCGGAAGGTGGAGCCGTGAGAGGTGGTGGAAGAGGAGAACAGGTGCGCGAGGACGCAGCTCCGGAGGCGGAGCATGGCGGAGGGGACGGtgtggcggcgccggcggcgaggGGATTGGGGAACGAGCGCCGGCGGGGGAGGGGATTGGAGAATGGAACGAGTGCCGGCGGCGGGTCAAGTGGGCTTTAGCCCAATATGTGAGTGAAGCCCAGCTTTCGGCGCCACGCCCGTCCATTCTCACTAAAAAATATAGCTTTCTCTCTCtctaaaaaaaactaaaaaatatAGTAGCTTCTGTTAACGACATTTATTTTCTATCTAAATTTGATTTCTTTTTTTTTTGTGGGTGATTCTAAATTTGATTTCAACTTGAATTTCTTACATGACAAATCTACTACAGTGCGTTTGTAAAACAAAATTCTCATGGTGAACCGAACAATTATCCGGTTATAGAAGCATGAGAGCAGATAATTTAAAGCCAATTCAGACCATTGAAAGAGATCTCTCCTTACAAGTATGAGCCACATACTTACACACAACCGGCATATTTTAGCGTAAGTACTAACTTTAACTTCTATCTTGTGGATGGCCGTCAAGTGTAAGCTCAGTTTGTACTTATGTACTATACTCCCGCAGTCCTTTTCCCATTCAAATTATGGAGCACGTGCTAATTGATATATCACTGACCTCACTTTACTCACTCGGTCTTTGTATTCATGTATAATAAACTATACGACTTGGTTGGATCAGTACTAttatttattttcatttttaTATCTTAGCTAAAAATATCACTCGAGCGGCAAAGTCTGCAACCTTCAGTACTGACAGTTTTTGGGCGAAGTCTAGCAAAAATCCTATATTGTCCATGTTGATTAGTTTTTTTTCCTTCCCTTATGCATGTTGAAAATATCACTCGAGCTGCAAAGTCTGCAACCTCCACTATATTGTCCatgttgattttttttctttaCCTTATGCATGTTGAAAATATCACTCAAGCGGCAAAGTCTGCAACCTTCGGTATTGACAGTTTTTCGGCGAAGTCTAGCAAAAATCCTATATTGTCCATGTTGATTAGTTTTTTTCCCTTCCCTTATGCATGTTGCTTGAAAGCTTCATTATTTTTTTTTGCAAGGAGCTTGAAAGCTTCATCACGTGTCTTTTTTAAACACACATACATACACGTCTTCTGTCCTATCTTTGTAAAACGCTGCATCCTTTTCATATGTCTGAGCCGTACAACTCTAGGTAATCAGAAGTGTCTCGATCACGTACAACACATCTTCTGTCCTTAGTACACGGTCAACCAAAGGCAACTTTTTAATATAGACCTTTTAGTAGAATCACACGTGAGTTAAACCAAAGACGTGTTGGTTCCAAAAAAAAACAGACGTGTTGTACGTCACATGTCAAACTATTTGTTCATGGTAATATTTGTACGTAGCGCTGCATCTTTCAAATCTGAGCCATTAATCTTTAAAATTTACGGTCAAGATAATTTAATCTGTGTGGACTAACGTGATGGCTTGTTTGACTTCTATCTTAAGTATATAATAGATAGATTTTCTTTTTTAAATGTATCAACGAACAATTTTTTGTTGGTCATGAATACAAATTCATGACGTGTGCACTATGACTTATTCTCAGTTACTGCCACTCCAAGAGGATGACACTAGTCCCAACAACACAATTGGCAACTAGAATATAGTTTCGACGGTTGGACTACTGTTCAAGAGTCGTAAAAACTCAACGATATGTTTTGGCGACTATAATGAAGGTAGTACTTATGGAAAGCTTAGGCATGGAGTGTTTACTTTTAGTCCAAATCCTTCTTTTGCCTATCTAATTGGAAATGTTTCTGGCGATTTGAGATAGAAGTTCATTTCCTTTCTTAGTTTGTGGGAATATAAGAGGCATAGGCTAAATTATGATAGCAGAAATTGTGAAGGATGAAGATGTTCTGTGTAAAACAGTCCCCTCATAACTATGGTCCTTCCATCTTATTAAAATGTTACGGTTTGGACTTCCAAATTTCATGCCTATCGCTCTTAGATTATCTTTTCTTGCAAATGAGTGAGTTTGTATCTCAGAACGTTCCATTCTCTTTAATTACACCTCCAACCAAGCATGCTATAGAAGAAAGTACCAAGTCTTCATAACTTGTTTTAGAAGTTGCTACTTGGCATGCATTAATGGAACACAAGCATAACTGCAGCTCTATAAATTGCTACACCCCTTCCAGTTTAGAGGGCTATCTCAAAAAATAGAAATTTCCTATTTGTAAGGTTCATTATCTTAGGAATACGCAGCTATAGCTAGAATCAACCAATGCATGAAAGATTGAGAGGGTCATGTATGTTGCATTAATATGTTGTATAGAAATTAAGTAGGTCCTGCTTGATTGATGTGTTTTGCAAGATGAGTCTAAAACACGGGAATTCCGGAATGCTAGCAGAGAGCAACAATTGAAGTTATTTTTCTTCTGAGTGATGCATCATGCATGTC containing:
- the LOC125514271 gene encoding uncharacterized protein LOC125514271: MLRLRSCVLAHLFSSSTTSHGSTFRRLLSATTAAPAVSPHTGFAVEAYLVDTCGLTRAQALKASAKLSHLRSPSKPDAVLAFLADLGIPISDVAALVARDPKFLCAGVERTLSPIVGGLTGLGLSSSEIARLVPLAASNHFRSKSVVSKVHYYIRLLGSFEGFLRAFKGVHARCLRYWQASRLYAKDAHRQRGVNPGDGGQR